The genome window CCGGTCAGAGCGGAAAGTCGACCCGGCTTTATGAGGCGTGCGATATTTTGGCGAGACAGCTTCAGAAAGGTGAGGCAAGCGGCGAATTTTCCAAGATGAACGCCATCATGGGCGAGGAGATCGAAGAGACAGGTGATTTTATCGTAAATGAGAAGGAACGTAACGTGAACCTGACGGAAGACGGCGTCAAGAAGGTAGAGCGTTTCTTCCATATTGAGAACCTGGCAGATCCGGAGAATCTGGAGATTCAGCACAATATTATTCTGGCGCTGCGCGCACATTATTTGATGTTCCGGGATCAGGACTATGTGGTGAAGGACGACGAAGTATTGATCGTAGATGAGTTTACCGGACGTATCATGCCCGGACGCCGTTATTCGGATGGTCTGCATCAGGCAATCGAGGCGAAAGAGCATGTGAAGGTAAAAAGAGAGAGCAAGACGCTTGCTACGATCACCTTCCAGAATTTATTCAATAAATTTGAAAAGAAGAGTGGTATGACCGGTACGGCGCTGACCGAGGAGAATGAGTTCCGCGATATTTATGGAATGGACGTCATCGAGATTCCGACGAATGTGCCGGTACAGAGGCAGGATTTAAATGATGTCGTATACAAGACAAAGAAAGAGAAATTCCAGGCAGTTATCGATGAGATCTGTGCTGCTCATGAAAAAGGACAGCCGGTCCTGGTAGGTACGATCACCATTGAGACCTCCGAACTTCTCAGCAAGATGCTGACCAGAAGAGGGGTGAAGCACAATGTCTTGAACGCCAAGTTCCATGAGATGGAGGCGGAGATTGTTGCGCAGGCAGGACAGCACGGAGCGGTGACGATTGCGACCAACATGGCAGGGCGTGGTACGGATATCAAGCTGGACGACAGTGCGCGTGCGGCCGGGGGCTTAAAGATCATCGGTACGGAGCGTCATGAGTCCAGACGAATTGATAATCAGCTTCGTGGCCGTGCCGGACGTCAGGGCGATCCGGGAGAATCCAGATTCTACATTTCTCTGGAAGATGACCTGATGCGTCTGTTCGGTTCAGAGCGTCTGATGAATGTATTTACGACACTGGGCGTAGAAGAAGGGGAGCAGATCGAACACAAGATGCTTTCCAGCGCGATCGAGAAAGCGCAGAAGAAGATCGAGAATAATAACTTTGGAATTCGTAAGAATCTGTTGGAATATGACCAGGTAATGAATGAGCAGAGAGAGATCATTTACGAGGAGAGAAGGAGGGTTCTGGACGGCGAGAATATGCGGGATTCTATTTTCCATATGATCACCGAATTTGTGGAGAACGCGGTGGACTCCAATATTTCTGCGGAAGTGGATTATGAAGATTGGGATCTGGGAGCGCTGAACCGTGATCTTGCGGCTGTCATTCCGTCCCTGCCGCCGGTAAGAACGGAGGATGTGAAGGATAAAGAGGTCAAGCAGCTCAAGCATCTTTTGAAGGAGCGGGCTGCCAAGGCATATGAGGATAAGGAAGCCGAGTTCCCGGAGGCAGAGCATCTGCGTGAGGTGGAGCGGGTATTCCTGCTTCGGGTGATTGATGCAAGATGGATGAATCACATCGACGATATGGATCAGCTTCGCCAGGGAATCGGACTGCAGGCTTATGGACAGAGAGATCCGCTGGTAGAGTATAAGATGCTGGGCTATGATATGTTCGGAGAGATGACCCGGGCGATCACGATGGATACGGTACGCCTTCTGTTCCATGTGAAGGTAGAGCAGAAAGTGGAGAGAGAGCAGGTTGCCAAGGTGACCGGAACGAATAAAGATGAGAGCGCAGTGAGGGCGCCGAAGACGCGGAGTGAGAAGAAGATTTATCCGAACGATCCGTGTCCGTGCGGAAGCGGCAAGAAGTATAAACAGTGCTGCGGACGGAAATAGAAGGCCGGAAAGCAGAAGACTGGGAAACAAAAGGCCGGAATATAGACTGGTAATATAGAAGATTTGAGGTGAGAATGTGGTCGAATTAGAAGGATACAGGTCGGCACTGCTGGCCTATGAAGAGCCATTAAAGGAAATGAGGGATTCACTTTGACCTGCCTGCAAAGCAGCAAAGGGTAGAGGAACTGGAGCGTAAGACCCAGGAACAGGGATTTTGGGATCAGGCGGACGAATCGCAGAAGGTGATGAAGGAACTGAAAAGCCTTCAGGATTTTTTGAAGGAAATGGAAGAACTCTCCGGGGCCTATGAGGATCTGGGACTTTTGATCGAACTTGCGGATGAGGAAGAGGATACGGAAGTGATTCCGGAGATCCGCCGGGATTTGAGCCGGTTTGAAAAAGAATTTGAAGGAATGCGGATCCGCACGTTGTTGTCGCGGCAGTATGATAATTGCAGTGCGATCGTGACGCTTCACGCAGGTGCCGGTGGAACGGAGAGCTGTGATTGGGCAAATATGCTTTACCGGATGTATACCCGATATGCGGCGGACAAAGGATTTGCGATCACGGTTCTGGATTATCAGGACGGAGATATCACGGGGCTTAAGGCGATCACCTTCGAGGTGGCGGGAGAGAATGCCTATGGGTATTTTCAGTCGGAGAAGGGGGTGCACCGTCTGGTCAGAATCTCCCCGTTCAATTCGGCCGGGAAACGACAGACTTCGTTTGCGTCCTGTGATGTGATTCCGGATATTGAAGATGAAATCGATATCGAGATCAGCGAGGACGATCTGAAGATTGACACATATCGTTCCAGCGGCGCAGGCGGACAGCATATCAATAAGACTTCGTCGGCGGTGCGGATTACGCATCTCCCTACGGGAATCGTGGTACAGTGTCAGAATGAGCGTTCTCAGCTCTTCAATAAGGATAAGGCGATGCAGATGCTCAAATCCAAGCTGTACATCCTGAAGAAGCAGGAGCAGGAGGAGAAGATGGCCGGCATCCGCGGAGAAGTGCGGGATATTAATTTCGGAAATCAGATCCGATCTTATATCATGCATCCGTATACTTTGGTGAAGGATCATAGGACGGGTGAGGAGAATGGAAATGTGAGCGCCGTGCTGGACGGTGATCTGGACCGGTTCATCAACGCGTTCCTAAGGCAGCGCAGTAAATAATAGTTTGAAAAGCGGGAGAGAGTAGAATGAAGATAGCAGTATTAGGTTATGGAACAGTGGGTTCCGGTGTGGTGGAGGTCTTAAACGTCAACCAGGAATTGATCCGGGAGAGAGCAGGACGCGCGATCGAGGTGAAATATGTTCTGGATTTGAGGGATTTCCCGGGGGATCCGATACAGGAAAAAGTGGTTCATGATTATGGCGTGATCGCGGAGGATCCGGAGATCGAATTGGTAGTCGAAGTGATGGGCGGCGTGGAGCCTGCCAATACCTTTGTGGAGCGGGCGCTTAACGCTGGCAAGAGTGTTGTGACCTCTAACAAGGCGTTGGTCGCAAAACATGGCGCCAGACTTCTTCGGATCGCCAGAGAGCACGGCGTGAATTTCCTGTTCGAGGCCAGTGTGGGCGGAGGCATTCCAATCCTCAGAGCGCTGGGCTCTTCCCTGACTGCGGACAGAATCGATGAGATCGCAGGTATCTTGAATGGAACGACGAATTATATGATGACGAAGATGTTCTATGAGGGAGCCGGATATCAGGAGGTGCTGAAGGAAGCTCAGGCCAACGGATTTGCGGAGGCAGATCCGACTGCTGATGTGGAGGGCCATGACGCGTGCAGAAAGATCGCGATTCTTTCTTCTATCATTTCCGGCAGACGAGTGGAATTTGAGGAGATCTATACGGAAGGAATCAGCGGAATCAGCCCGCAGGATATGCATTACGCAAGAGCGCTCGGCATGACGATCAAGCTCCTTGCCGAGTGCAAGCAGGAGAACGGACGTCTGTCGGCGTGGGTCGCACCGTGCCTGATCGGCGCACAGCATCCGCTTTACAGTGTAAATGGAGTATTTAACGCTGTATTTGTGAAGGGAAATATGCTGGGGGATGCCATGTTCTACGGAAGTGGTGCGGGAAAACTGCCCACAGCCAGCGCGGTGGTGGCGGATGTGATCGCCGCGGCGCAAAACAGCGATAAGGATATTATGAACTTTTGGACTGAGGAGAAACTGGAGCCTGCGGATGTGAAGGATACGAAGCGCAGATTTTTGGTGCGTATGTCCGGGGAG of Roseburia hominis contains these proteins:
- a CDS encoding homoserine dehydrogenase, producing the protein MKIAVLGYGTVGSGVVEVLNVNQELIRERAGRAIEVKYVLDLRDFPGDPIQEKVVHDYGVIAEDPEIELVVEVMGGVEPANTFVERALNAGKSVVTSNKALVAKHGARLLRIAREHGVNFLFEASVGGGIPILRALGSSLTADRIDEIAGILNGTTNYMMTKMFYEGAGYQEVLKEAQANGFAEADPTADVEGHDACRKIAILSSIISGRRVEFEEIYTEGISGISPQDMHYARALGMTIKLLAECKQENGRLSAWVAPCLIGAQHPLYSVNGVFNAVFVKGNMLGDAMFYGSGAGKLPTASAVVADVIAAAQNSDKDIMNFWTEEKLEPADVKDTKRRFLVRMSGECADYQTRIQEEFGSVEFVLPQEVSGEFGFVTPVMTEGEYLKKAEAYENVLHMIRIED
- the secA gene encoding preprotein translocase subunit SecA, whose product is MGFFEKIFGTHSENELKRIYPIVDHIEALEPEIKKLSDAELAGKTREFKERLAKGETLDDILPEAFAVVREASVRTIGLRHFRVQLIGGVILHQGRIAEMKTGEGKTLVSTLPAYLNALTGDGVCIVTVNDYLAKRDAEWMGQIHEFLGLTVGVVLNSMNNDERRAAYNCDITYVTNNELGFDYLRDNMVIYKEQLVQRGMKYAIIDEVDSVLIDEARTPLIISGQSGKSTRLYEACDILARQLQKGEASGEFSKMNAIMGEEIEETGDFIVNEKERNVNLTEDGVKKVERFFHIENLADPENLEIQHNIILALRAHYLMFRDQDYVVKDDEVLIVDEFTGRIMPGRRYSDGLHQAIEAKEHVKVKRESKTLATITFQNLFNKFEKKSGMTGTALTEENEFRDIYGMDVIEIPTNVPVQRQDLNDVVYKTKKEKFQAVIDEICAAHEKGQPVLVGTITIETSELLSKMLTRRGVKHNVLNAKFHEMEAEIVAQAGQHGAVTIATNMAGRGTDIKLDDSARAAGGLKIIGTERHESRRIDNQLRGRAGRQGDPGESRFYISLEDDLMRLFGSERLMNVFTTLGVEEGEQIEHKMLSSAIEKAQKKIENNNFGIRKNLLEYDQVMNEQREIIYEERRRVLDGENMRDSIFHMITEFVENAVDSNISAEVDYEDWDLGALNRDLAAVIPSLPPVRTEDVKDKEVKQLKHLLKERAAKAYEDKEAEFPEAEHLREVERVFLLRVIDARWMNHIDDMDQLRQGIGLQAYGQRDPLVEYKMLGYDMFGEMTRAITMDTVRLLFHVKVEQKVEREQVAKVTGTNKDESAVRAPKTRSEKKIYPNDPCPCGSGKKYKQCCGRK
- the prfB gene encoding peptide chain release factor 2 (programmed frameshift); the protein is MVELEGYRSALLAYEEPLKEMRDSLDLPAKQQRVEELERKTQEQGFWDQADESQKVMKELKSLQDFLKEMEELSGAYEDLGLLIELADEEEDTEVIPEIRRDLSRFEKEFEGMRIRTLLSRQYDNCSAIVTLHAGAGGTESCDWANMLYRMYTRYAADKGFAITVLDYQDGDITGLKAITFEVAGENAYGYFQSEKGVHRLVRISPFNSAGKRQTSFASCDVIPDIEDEIDIEISEDDLKIDTYRSSGAGGQHINKTSSAVRITHLPTGIVVQCQNERSQLFNKDKAMQMLKSKLYILKKQEQEEKMAGIRGEVRDINFGNQIRSYIMHPYTLVKDHRTGEENGNVSAVLDGDLDRFINAFLRQRSK